The Cytobacillus oceanisediminis genomic interval AGGTCCCTTCCTTTGTCAGCAAAGAATTTTTGTCTTCTTTTAACGTGACCTGGGGCGCCATAAAGTCAATCTTAACCTTTCCGTCATCCTCAACAATCAGGTTGGGGAGATCACCCGCATGTGAGCCTTTCGGGTGAAGCAGCCCATGCTCTTTATTGTCCGGGTTAAAATGGTTTCCGGCTGATTTAAAATCAGGGGGGTCGCATTCAGCCTTTTCATGAATATGGATGGCAAGTTCTCCCGGCGGCAGTCCGCTCAGATCCCCGCTCAATTTTACTCCGCTCGCCTGTTCCTGCACCTTAATTGTGCCTAATGAATCACCTGCAGCATTAAACATTTCAACTTCCGTATTCGTAATGTTCTCTTCCCCGCAGCCGGACAGAAGAAGAACAAAACCAAGCATCAGCGCTTTTCTCATGATTGAATCCTCCATCAAGACATTTTGTCTTTAGTGTTGCCCAA includes:
- a CDS encoding superoxide dismutase family protein produces the protein MRKALMLGFVLLLSGCGEENITNTEVEMFNAAGDSLGTIKVQEQASGVKLSGDLSGLPPGELAIHIHEKAECDPPDFKSAGNHFNPDNKEHGLLHPKGSHAGDLPNLIVEDDGKVKIDFMAPQVTLKEDKNSLLTKEGTSIVIHDGPDDGMTQPAGDSGERIACGRISKDKEEEGQKKAQDDQSTEE